CCTCTCCTCGCTCCGGATCGCGATGCGCATGTGGATCGAGGAGGACCTGGCCCGCGAACCGGCGGCGGTGATCGACGAGATCCTGGACGAGATGGGGCGGGGCTTCGCGTGAGGGACGGGACGGGACGGGGCGGACCCAGGACCTCCCCACGCACGCCCGACGCCTGACAGCTCATGACTGACGGCTGGCGGCTGGCGGCTCAGGGCCGACGGCTGACGACTCACACCTGAACGCACGACCGAAGGCTCACGACTCGGCGGCCCGTCGACGCCCCGAGGAGGGCGCCACCCGGAGCCCGGCCCTCAGCTCCCGTCTCAGGAATCCGGCTGATCGACGCGGATCTCGTAGGCGATCTCCCAGCGGATGTCCGGCACGATGATGTCGGCCGTCTCCACGGGGCGGCCCTCGCGGTCGAAGTACGTGCGCTCCACCTCGATGACCAGGTCACCGATGGAGATCCCGAGCAGATTCGCCTGCTCCCGCGTCGCGCGGGCCGGGCGGGGAAGCTCGATGCCGGTGGCGATGTTCACGCCGATCGACCGCATCCGCTCCACGACACCGATCTTGCCGAGCGGACCCATCTCGGGGAGCAGGACCGGGGTGCCGTCGGTGATGGCCATCGGCTCCCAGCTCTTGGAGAGCTGTACGGGCAGGCCGTCGGCGAGGAACTCGTAGTCGGTCACGACACAGAGGTCACCGGGCTCGATCGCCAGCCGCTCGGCGATGTCCTCGGGCGCGGGAACGCGCGCCGTGCTGGTGCACTCCCAGTCGGCCTCGTGGTCGAGCTCGCTCATGTCCGCGGCGAAGGGGCCGCCGGCGCGCTGCTCGCGGTGGCGCGAGCGGACCATGCGCCGACGCTCGCGGGCCCGGCGGACATAGGTGCCGGAGCCGGCGCGGCCTTCGAGGATGCCCTCGATGATCAGGCGCTCCATGGCCCGCTGCGCCACGGACTGACCGACGCCGTACTCCTCGGCGAACCGGGCCCGGGACGGCAGCTTGTCCCCCACCGCCCATTCACCGGCCCGCACACGCGCTCTCAGAGCATCCGCCACCTGCAAGTACGGCGTATCACGTGGCATTTGAGCAGCTCCGTGTGTTCGGCGTCGGTAGGGGCGTCGCTGTTGACAAAGCTAACCCATCAGGTTGAAGCTGAGTATTCAGCATTACATGGAGTGACATTCGGTTCATCAGGGGAGAAGTGTGCGCTCTGCACAAGCGCGGGTCGCGGCACTGACCGGCATGCTGGCCGCCGCCACGGGCACCGAACCGCGCGTCACGGCCGGCCTGGACGCGTTCCGCGTCGAGGCCGATCTCCCCTCCCGGCTGAGCGCGACCGCGCACTCG
The nucleotide sequence above comes from Streptomyces sp. NBC_01116. Encoded proteins:
- a CDS encoding GntR family transcriptional regulator — protein: MPRDTPYLQVADALRARVRAGEWAVGDKLPSRARFAEEYGVGQSVAQRAMERLIIEGILEGRAGSGTYVRRARERRRMVRSRHREQRAGGPFAADMSELDHEADWECTSTARVPAPEDIAERLAIEPGDLCVVTDYEFLADGLPVQLSKSWEPMAITDGTPVLLPEMGPLGKIGVVERMRSIGVNIATGIELPRPARATREQANLLGISIGDLVIEVERTYFDREGRPVETADIIVPDIRWEIAYEIRVDQPDS